The region CAAGTCCTTCCAAACGTGCAACCAAAAATATGCCAACAAGGACGGAGCCGTTGGCAACGATATGGAAACCTTGGCCATTTGGTGGTGGGGGCGCAGCCTTCTGGAACAGAGTCTTTTCTCGGAGTCCCTAGCCAAGTTCGAAGAGTATTTGAAGGTGCGTCCGGCCGAGGAGGCCAACGTGCAGCAGTTGGAAGTGCTCGTGAACGTGCTTCTTTGTCATCTCAGTCTTGGGAACGTGGAGCCCTCGGAGAGAGGCATCGTCAGCTTGTATGACTTTGTCGATCGACAGGGGGGGCTGACTCCTTCCAACGAGGGGTTTTTCACCGAAAAATTTGTCTCCCTCGTGGTTGCCAAAAGTGACTTCGATCGATTGGACGGCTTTCTAGAAGAGTGGGGCTGGCGGATGCAGGCTTCTCCCTATGTCTTTTACGCCTACTTCCCGCAGTATCTTGGCCACGCAGCCAAAGCCTTTGAGGCCAAAAGGTATGACATCGCCCTAGATCTCTTCGCTCTCTTTCCCACGACCGAGGAGGTGCAGCGCTACATTGAGTTGCGCAGCTTGGTGGTTTTGGAAAGCTCTCCCGAGGCCAAGGTCATGGCGCAAGTTCTTCAAGGCATCGAAGAGCAAGCCAACCGGAAAGAACCGCTCGATTTTTTTGTGGCCCAAGGCATGACCAATCTTTCACGGGTCAAAGAGAACCACCGGGCCGTCTATGCTTCGGCCGGGAGACTCTTGGAACAATTCCCTGAAAATGCCCGGGAGCCAGAGCTGCTCTTTGATGCCGCGAGTGGGGCGTCTTTCGCGGGCGATCCCCTGCAAGCGGAAGCCTATGGCAATCAGCTTTTGCAAAAGTTTCCGGATCACGAGTTGGCGGAACAAGTCTATTCCTTTCTCCTCGATGCCCTTTTCAACGCAGGGGATTATGAGCAATCTTTGGCGGTCGCGGAGCGCTACCTGGCACTGCCTGAAGCCAAGGAGTCTCCCGAGCGCTACGAGATGGCCCTCTACGTCCAGGGAGGGGCGCTTTTTTATCTCGCACGGACGTCTCAGGCGAGAGAGAAGCTTCGGGAGTTTACGGACGACTACCCGGAATCCGCCCTGCTGGAACCATCCTTGAATTTGCTCGCGCTGAGTTTGATCGATCTTCAGCAGAAGGACTCGGCCATCTCGGTTTTGCAGACCTATTTGGAGAAGTTTCCGGAAGGGGCCGCTCTCGCTCAGGTTCTCTTCTCCCGTGCTCGCTACCACTTTCTCGATAAGGAATACGAGGAAGCCCAAAGCCTCCTGGCTCGTTTGGAATCCGAGCGGCCGGGGAGTCCTTTGGAATTGGATGCGACCCTTCTGTTAGGAAACATCCAGGAAGATCTCCGGAACTTGGAGGAGGCGGAGTCTCTTTACCGAGAAAGCATTGAGATGGCGGAATCCGAGGGGCGAGAGGACGTGGTGGGGGAAGTCTACTTTAGTCTAATCGGCTTGCTCGAGACGCACGGGAACCGGCAGGATGAAATCCTGGGGCTTTATGAGACTTTTCGCGAAAAACATCCTTTCGATGCCTATGTGCCTGAGGTGGCCACGGCCGCCATTGAACCGTTGGCCGCCCTCGATCGGGTGGACGAACTCTTGCCGTGGCTGAGCGAAGCCATTTTGGCCACTGGGGGTGAGGGAGGCGAACTCTTCGAACTCTTGGTCTCGGTCTATGTGGAGGTGGCTCGGGAAGTGGGTCTCAAGGTAGAAAAAATTGAGGGACAGCTCCTTGGCTTGGCCCGGAAGTCTTCCTCCGATGCACTGAAAGCCGATCTCTACATGTCGGTGGTGCAACTCTACCAAGGCCTCCTTCGGGAAACCAAGTTGCCGACCGAGCAGTCACGCTTTGGAGCAAAAATTGAGGCCCTTTTTGAAATTATCCAGCGTGACTTCGATGTGGAGCGGCTTTCTGACCTGATTCTCGTTAGGTTGGCCGACTTTTTGGCCACGGCCGGAAATCAAGCGGTGGCCTCGCAGTACTACGATACC is a window of Verrucomicrobiota bacterium DNA encoding:
- a CDS encoding tetratricopeptide repeat protein, with the protein product MNRSAFVLRPLLMASCWLAFLGATELTQAQALVDQFNKSGELLGASKWAEAENILQKIIREFGKEFDEPENPDRAKFGVVFFRLGFAQFNLGKFEEAAKSFQTCNQKYANKDGAVGNDMETLAIWWWGRSLLEQSLFSESLAKFEEYLKVRPAEEANVQQLEVLVNVLLCHLSLGNVEPSERGIVSLYDFVDRQGGLTPSNEGFFTEKFVSLVVAKSDFDRLDGFLEEWGWRMQASPYVFYAYFPQYLGHAAKAFEAKRYDIALDLFALFPTTEEVQRYIELRSLVVLESSPEAKVMAQVLQGIEEQANRKEPLDFFVAQGMTNLSRVKENHRAVYASAGRLLEQFPENAREPELLFDAASGASFAGDPLQAEAYGNQLLQKFPDHELAEQVYSFLLDALFNAGDYEQSLAVAERYLALPEAKESPERYEMALYVQGGALFYLARTSQAREKLREFTDDYPESALLEPSLNLLALSLIDLQQKDSAISVLQTYLEKFPEGAALAQVLFSRARYHFLDKEYEEAQSLLARLESERPGSPLELDATLLLGNIQEDLRNLEEAESLYRESIEMAESEGREDVVGEVYFSLIGLLETHGNRQDEILGLYETFREKHPFDAYVPEVATAAIEPLAALDRVDELLPWLSEAILATGGEGGELFELLVSVYVEVAREVGLKVEKIEGQLLGLARKSSSDALKADLYMSVVQLYQGLLRETKLPTEQSRFGAKIEALFEIIQRDFDVERLSDLILVRLADFLATAGNQAVASQYYDTVLERGAEGYRATATMGKARALARSGKKEEREQAMAMFQKLIQEGGREFAEDASRELILLYQRTNQLQKVIDLGLAHLGAEKRWRQYEAEVNYLVGKAYDDLGQWQPALQTFNNVWTVFTTNIEFSGPAWLRSAQLAYENLEKQKGYDVLWQMVAKLDTERNRRVDQSGSIANAAVLLQEWELQGGVVARPLPNREEEE